The Prevotella sp. E2-28 genome includes the window TTTTGCTCTTTGAGATAAGCGACCACTTCATCGCCCAAACGTCCATGCGCCATATCGATAACGGCAGCAGGCTGAATGCTATCAATACTATGTGTCTTGATGAGCGTAGCGATGCTGCGAGTGGCATAGACCACATTACCCGTTTCCTCCAAACGCTTGATGAGGTCTGTGGCATCACCCATCATACCCGTGATAAGGATACGCGGGGCGTTACCATGATGGGGCGCACCCAGATGGTAGAAGAGTTCCGCCTCCTGTTCCTCTACAGGCTCCACATCCTGCAGGAAGAAGAGTTTGCCATCAACCTCATTTCGCAGGTAGTTCAGGAAACTGCGATAGTTTTTTTTGCCACCAGCCGAGAGATATTGCTTCAGCGAGTCGGCATCCCATTCATCCACGCTAACGATATTATTAGCAGGATTCGTTGCGGCGGTAGTTAGCACCTGCAAACCCTGATCGGCAAGGGTCTGAATCTGGGTACGCTGCTCCTCGGTGATGCGGAGCCCCATGCCGTTAATCAGCACCACATCATAATCGGTCCACGCATCAATATCATCAAGCTTGGCTTCATGCAGGCGGATAAAACTGTTGTCGTTAGACTTAGAAATCTCGCCAAGCGTGATAACCTGATAGTTGACAAAAGCCACATCAGTAGTGCTGCACATGGAGCGCCAGAAAGCTGTGAAGGCGGTGATAACCAGTGCGGCGAGGATAATGAGTAACAGGTATTTCTTCTTAAACTTAAATGTCTTCATAAGTATCGGTTAAAAGCATTTATCAATATCAATAGAGAGACCTACGGTCAGCGTGGTGCCCAGTGTGACGGGCGAGTTAGCATAGTAGGTATCGGGCTTATAATTAAAGAAGTTGTCAACAACAACATTCAGATTGAACGCTTTTGCGATGCGCTGTGAGAGCGTGAACTTCCAGATAGAATAGCCATCGTAATGCGTCTTGGTCATATCATCCAAAGTGGTAGAGGTATATTCCGTCACGTCAACAGCCGAGAGGAAGCGACCCGACAAAGCAGCATAGAGACTATAGTTGGACGAGAAGTCGTGACTATAATCCATGCGCCACGTCATAGAGTGTGGGCGGGCAGCGGTGAGGTCGGGCTTGCCCTTCTCAACGATATTCTTCACAAAAGCGTAAGACACCTTGGTGCCCAGTCCGCTGATATGGTGCAACTGCGCATTCACGTCGGCACCTACTATCTGCTGTTTGCCCACGTTGGTGTACATCTGTCCGTATTCACCATTGCGCTGGACGGTGGCTGTGGTGATATAGTTACGGAAGTGATTATAATAGCCCGTGGCCGAAGTACAGTATTTGAAGTTGTCGCCCATACAACCGTGATGTTCCCACGTGAGCGAGAGGTTATGATTAGTCTCGCATTTCAAATCAGGATTACCGTAAATCATGAAGATGCCGCCCATGAAGAAGTCCATGTAAAGTTCCTTCAGCGACGGGGCACGGAAGCCTGAGGCGTAAGAGGCGCGGATGCTGTGATGAGCATTCTTCCACATACCTGCCAGTTTCCATGTTGGCATACCCTTGCTGGAAGCCGAGAAATAGTCATAACGGATGCCACCGATGAACTCCCAATGACTGGTAGGCGCATAGTCCCACTGCACGAAGGCATCGTAGCTGTTCTGCGAACGGTCCTTGTCAGTATCAGAGAACTGATACGTCATCAGGTAGTCGTTCATATAGTCGGCACCGATGATGAGTTGAGAGTTAAGAGTGGAGAGTTGAGAGTTGTAAAGCGCACGTGCTACATGCTGACGATTAGAATAGTCGCGCAGGTCTTTATGCGTCAGCATGTTCAGGTCGGACTTATCATACTGGTCGAAGCTGTAGCCCACCTCAAGCTGCTGTTGGGAAGTGATGCGCCAGTTCATCTTCAAGCCGTCGTTGAAGTCGCGATAACGCTCATGACTGACATTGCCGGATTCACGCTCACGGAAGAAATAGCCTGCACGAGCCGTGAGTCGCAGGGCATCAGACAGTTGCCAGATAAGACGCTCCTTCACGTTGTGCGACGTACCACCATAAGTAGGCAGTGATGACGATTCGCCCAGATTGAGGGCTTTGGAATCGGTGGTCTGATACGTGGTCAGCGAGTTCACTCTTCCCACACTGAAATCAGCACTGCCACCATGGCGCCATTCCTTCGTAGCACCCTCGTAGCGTGTGTTCACATTAGCAGCCCACGATGCTGAGGGGTCTTTCGTAATGAGATTGATAACGCCACCCATAGCCGAAGAACCATAGAGCGTAGAGGCAGCTCCTTTCACGATCTCTATACGGTCAATACTGGAAAGGTTGAGTCTTGAGAAATCAATATTATCAAGGGATTCGCCAGCCATTCGCTCGCCATCAACAAGGAACAGGATGTTATTACCGTCGTAGCCGCCCATGTTGAGTACTTGCTGACCCATAGAATAGGTAAACTCTAAACCGGGAATCTCCTGTTGGAGCATATCCTTCACGTTAGTAGCATCCACCTTTTTGATATCCTCGGCCGTGATGACACGTGTCACCACAGGGATATCCTTCAGGTTCTTGGGGGTACGTGTGGCAGTCACTACGACCGTCTCCAGTCCCAGCGGGTCTTTGTTCCAAATGCTGCTGTCGGCAGGTTCTTCATTCGCAAGTACATTGCCACAGGCACACATCGCCACGGCAAGCGTCATGTATAATCTTGTTTGCATCTTCATATCTACTTCAAATCAAAATACAGGATATTGATAATTCACAGTCATCCAGCCTTTAATCTGGTATCTATCAGTGCTCATGAAATTGACGAGCTGGATGGCGGCATAAGTGCTGTCGGCGAATCGGATGAGCATCACGTTATCATACATGGCATAGTTTGGCGGCATATTGCTGGTATCAACGTTGACCCATTTACCCAGTTCGGTATTTTTATAACCAGGCGCATAGACAAGGTAGCCCTCCATCATGTGTGACATATCAACCGTGACGCACTCATCGCTATATTCATCGGCTACCCACTGGCACTCTTGAGGCATACCGGCCATTTCCAAATCCTCGATGGTGTGATAAGGGGTCATGACGACTGCAGCGCCGTTGGTCTTCACGTCATAACGGTGATGAGCGATGTCCCATTCAGAGGGCGCACCCGTCTCACTCATATCGTCGAGACTAATGGTTGAGGTGGTAATGGTGGGAGTGGGGGTGTGCAGGTTGATATAAACCCACTGCGCATAGTCGGTGGCATCAACGTAATACTGGCCCTCTTTCTTCTCTACACTGGGATCATCATAGGCATCCTCCAGCACGTCACAAGCAGAAAACAATCCCATCACTGAAACGATTCCCATCATGACAAGGCATTTGCGTAATTTCATCGAAAAAATATAATTTATAATGTTGATTATTGCTTATTACGGCACATAAGTTATCCCTGCCGTTTTCGATGTGCAAAGGTACGGCGAATCCATAAAACGCACAATACTCAAAAGTAGGGCTTTATCACGGTGTATTCCCCAACAGATACCTTGATAATTAATCACAAATAGGTATGAGGCGCAAAAAAAAAACAGGTGTTTGTTTTGATTTCTTCCCAGTTTTCTGTAACTTTGCAACCTGATGACGTAGGTCATGGAACAGAACGTGAAACTGGAGAACAGACGACATATTGCATCCGTGTTGCTATTGGCAGTGATAGTGCCAATGCTGCTACTATCGTCGCTTCATATACATGAAGATAATGCGACGGTGGCAGTAACGGAGTGTACGGACTGTCTGCACCACAGCTGTCACGGCCACATCACGCAAACCGTTTCGTGGACGCATGACTGTGTGCTTTGCCAGTTTCTGACCTTAACTTTTGTAGCCGTTGGCGCTGTCACCCTTATTATATTAAATAAGGTGGTCAACGTCAAGAACGATGCCCAGCAACGCAACGTATGCATTGCATATTACGGCACCGTAGGTCTTCGCGCCCCTCCTGCTTTCTCCATTTAGCAATCAAGGGGAGTCGGCATCTGATAAGGTGTCGGCTATAGTTACGTATTTATTCAATTAAATGGAGAAAGAAGCATGACGATATCCATTCTGGCTGCGGCGTTGATGACGTGCGTAGCTGGTGATAATGGGCAGGGACAGCCAGCTGATACCACTGTGGTATTAAAAGGCGTAACCGTGAGTGGACAGCGACAGCGTGACTTCCAGATGCGCACGTCACAGTCGGCTGTACAGATAAGTCACGACTACCTGCAGCAACACTTCTCGGGCTCGCTGATGCAAACCTTAGAAGGAATACCCGGCGTAAAGGCAATGGCCATAGGCTCAGGACAATCGAAACCCACCATCCGCGGATTGGGATTCAACCGTATGGTGGTGAGTGAAGACGGTATTAAACACGAGGGACAGCAATGGGGCGACGACCACGGACTGGAGATAGACCAGTTTGCGGTAGATCGTGCTGAGGTTATCAAAGGCCCCGCTGCATTACTTTACGGCTCGGATGCCATTGGCGGTGTGCTAAACCTTTATACCAACCACGTGCCAACGGAGCCTTTAAGCGGCAGCGTGCAGTTCTTTGGACGCTCGAATAACGAGCAGATAGGACTGACGGCGAAGCTGGGCGGAAGACATGGTAATTGGTTCTATCGTGTGGGTGCCACGCTGATAGATTATGCTGACTATCGCGTACCGACAGACAGTATTCAGTATTATTCATACTGGATAAAACTGAAGGACGGAAGGCTGCGTAACACCGCCGGATGTGAGCGTGATGGCAGCATGGTACTGGGCTATGCCGGTTATCGATTCCATACTGACCTGCGCATATCAGACAGTTACTCAAAGAGTGGTTTCTTTGCCAATGCGCATGGTTTGGAAGTGAGACTCAGTGACATTGACTATGACCACTCACGGCGTGATGTAGATTTGCCTTATCAGTGGGTGAACCATTTTAAGGTTCTGAGTCATACCTCATGGCAGGGAGAACGCCTACGAATGGAAGCGAACCTGGCATGGCAAAACAACCATCGTGAGGAGCTGAGTGAGCCCGTAAGTCATGGGTATATGCCACGACCAGACGGAACACTGGAACGCCGCTTCGTGAAAAACACGCTGACGGCTAATCTGGGGGTAACATTAAATCTGGGTGAACGGCATGAGCTAAGTGTGGGCGTTAATGGTGAATATCAGCATAACCGACGTGGCGGTTGGGGATTTATTATTCCTGATTTTGAAACCACCAGTCTGGGTGCCTATGCCATGGACCGCTTCACCGTGAATGAACGACTGAAGTTGAATGCCGGTATCAGACTGGATCATGCTCATATGCACATCAGCAGTTATCATGACTGGTATTTAACGCCCACGGGCAATGGCGACTCTGTCTATATGGAACGTTCGCAGGACGTGGATCGGCACTTTACAAGTCTGACATGGTCAACAGGCGTGAACTATGCCGTGGGCCATTGGGTCTTTAAGGCGAATGTAGGCAAGAGTTTCCGTGTGCCTATTCCCAAGGAACTTGGTGCGGACGGCGTGAACTACCACATCTTCCGCTATGAACGTGGTAATGCTAAACTGAATCCTGAAGAGAGTTACCAGATGGATTTGGGTCTTCACTGGGATAATGACGTCATCTGTGTGCAGGTAGATCCCTACGTAAACTATTTCCCCAATTATATTTACCTGAATCCTACGGCACAATACGTAGAGGGCTTGCAGCTCTACAATTATACGCAAGCTCGTGTACTGCGCTATGGCGTGGAGACACAGACCACGTGGATTATCAATCCGCACTGGGAGGCAGAACTGAAAAGCGAGTATCTCTATGCCCGTCAGCTGTCAGGACAGAAGAAGGGCTACACGCTGCCTTTCAGTACACCATGGTCAGTAGATGCAGGTGCAAAATATTCGTTTCAGTGGAAAGGAGATGCTTTCGTGGGTCTGAATGCTCATATCGTGGGCGCACAGCACGAATTTGTACCTCCAGAAAAGCCTACCGATGGTCACTGGACGCTGAACCTCTCGGCAGGAAAGCAGATTCCATTAAGGAAGTGTCAGCTGAACATTGCCCTACATGCTGACAACCTGCTGGATTGCCGCTATTATGATCACACCAGCTATTACCGCCTCATTGATGTACCCGAACCGGGAAGAAACGTTTCCTTGATGGTGGGGCTGGAGTTTTAAAAATCATCTCGTTATAACGAAATAAAGATATAACGTGATAACGAAAATAATAATTTAAAATTAAAACAACAATGAAAAATTTAAAATATATGAGCCTGATGATGGCTCTCTTGTGTGCATTCTCTTTTGGTTTTACATCATGTAATAACGATGACGACGGGCAACCAGCTCCTGTTATCACGATTGATGAAGCCAACATAGAAGGAGATATTCTTTGCGTTCAGGCAGATATCGTTGCCAAAGGACGCACGGCTGCCATCGTGCTGAACATTACTGACAAGGCAGGCAATACCAAAGTGGCGAAGCCTATTACTGACAGTAAATACATCGGTGTGCTAAATATTGACGGATTCCATGAGCATGTAGATATTGCTGGCAAGAACGTAGAGGAGGGTGATTTGCTTAAAATGAGTGTCACCGACAGCGAAGGCCAGACGACTACAGTGCAGAAAGAGATTACTGCCGAGGAAGATGAAGATTAACACGAGCATCATCACGACAAACAAGTTTTATATATTGATATGATCAAAAAAACTATTTATTCCATCATGCTGCTGTGCGCACTCTGTGCGTGCAGCAGCAACGATGACGACATGGAAAAGCCTGTCATCAGCGACCAAGGTATCACAGCCAATCCCATTGATTGTCAGCAATATCATCGCGGGGATGTGATTTCTTTCCATTACATGATGAGCGATGATCAGGAGTTGGGAAACTTTAATATCGAAGTACATAACAACTTCGACCATCACACCCATAGCACCAGTATAATAGAATGTCCTATGGATGAGAAGAAGGAACCTGTAAAGGCATGGGTGTATAATAAAGACTTCGAGATACCAGCAGGTCTTCAGAAATACGAAGCCCGTGTCGATATCCAGATTCCGTCAGACATCGACACGGGAGATTATCATTTCTCTATTCGCCTGACCGACCACGCAGGTTGGCAACAAATACACGCTGTAGCAATAAAAATCGTGGAGTAACAACTCCTGACTATTTCAACAGGTCGGGGCGCAACCTACGGGTGCGCTCCATAGCCTGTTCCATTTCCCAGTCACGGATCTTGGCCTCGTTGCCACTGAGCAGGATTTCAGGAACCTTCCATCCCTTATAGTCAGCAGGACGGGTGTAGATAGGAGCTGCAAGGATATCATCTTGGAAACAGTCGGAAAGGGCGCTCTGCTCGTCGCCAATAACGCCGGGAACAACGCGTACAACGGCATCAGCAATCATGGCAGCTACGAGTTCGCCACCCGTCAGGACGAAGTCGCCAATGGAGATTTCACGCGTGATGAGATGGTCACGCACACGCTGGTCAATCCCTTTATAATGACCGGCAAGAATGATGAGGTTGCCCTTAAGGGATAGCTCGTTGGCCATGTGCTGGTCGAAACGCTCGCCATCGGGTGAAGTGAAAATTACTTCATCATAGTCGCGCTCGGCCTTGAGGGCAGAGATACAACGGTCAATAGGTTCGCATTGCATCACCATGCCGGCAGAACCACCATAAGGATAGTCATCTACACGACGCCATTTGTCGAGCGTGTAGTCACGGAGGTTATGAAGGCGAATCTCAGCCAGTCCTTTCTTCTCGGCACGTGCCAGTATTGATTCATGAACGAAGCCCTCAAGCATTTCGGGCAACACGGTTATAATGTCTATTCGCATAAGTATTTCTTTATGTCTTGTATATGTTGTAATCCTGAATGGCGGCCCATGTCGTAAACCTGCTGCATACGGGCCGCATTATGGCTCACATGGCCAATGGGTATGCTGGTTTCAGGGCGGATAACAAGGCATCGGCCTTCGCGCTCAGCTTGTAATACATAGTCAAGTTGACGATTGTACATTTCATGGCGGTGAGCCATAGCCTTAATCATGTGTGGATATTTCCGCAAAGAAAGTCGCATCAGAGGCATCAGGGGATTTGGTTCTTTACGATAGCCCGCAGGCTGGGTGAGAATAACCACTGTACGCTCGCATCCCATCTGTTCTGCATAAGCCAAGGGAATGCTATCACTGACGCCTCCATCAAGTAGTTTTTTACCTTCAATCTCAACCACACGTGAGACGAGGGGCATAGATGCCGAGGCACGTATCCAGTCGTACGTTGTGTCGTTAGCCTTAGTGAGATGTTTGTAAACAGGTTCTCCGGTTTCTACATCGGTACATACTGCCACAAACTCCATAGGGTTCTGTTCGAATGCCTGATTATCAAAGACATCGAGCGAACGAGGCATGACATGATAGGCGAAATTGGCATTGAAATAATCGCCAGTAGTCAGTAAAGACCATACACCGCTGTAACGTGAATCACGTGCATAGCGTGTGTTATATCGGATAGCCCTTGCTATCTGGCGCGACTTATAGTTACAGCCAAAGGCCGCTCCTGCCGATACGCCAATAAGGAAGTGTGGCCACACATCGTGCTCCATCATGACATCAATAATGCCCGCAGTGAAGAGTCCACGCATGGCACCTCCTTCAAGTACTAGTCCGGTCTTCATTCCTTATTACTGGATAACAGGTATCGATGAGTTGTTTTTCTCGGATTTGCCCTCATGAATCTTATCGAGTTCATTAAAAGACACGATGTTCTCGTAATCTTTCTTGAACTGCTCGCGGGCCTCGGCAACACCATTTTTGTCGTATTCATGTTCTCCCTGCTCGTCACGCCATCCTTTATAGATAGCCCTCATCTGCCAAAGATGAGTCTCGCTGAGAACTTGATGCTCGTTTTGATAATCAATGACTTTCTGAATCTCACCCTCACGAAGTAGCTGCACAATGTCATGATAGCCGTTGACTTTCGCTATAAAAAAGGAATCAACATGGGAAGCATTAACACTATCCTGTAGCCACTGATACATATTATCAATGTAAACGTAGAGGAGATGATCACTTTCCAACTGTTGATTGAATTTCTTCAGTTCCTTCTCAATAAGTTTATCGGCTGCACTCTGAGGGGGAACAGGGTTGACTTCCTCTTTTGGGATACTGTTAGCAGCATCCGCTTCCTGGGAATCGTTACTTAAAAAAAACAGACTAAAGACCCATACGCTAACAAAACCTATGATAAAGGTAAGGCATGGTAATCCTATCAATTGCAAGATAGTCTGCTGGCTGTTTTTTTTCTCGTTTGCTTTCATTGTTTGCAAATTTACCGTTTTTTATTTAATCAAACAAATTTTTTTTGCCTTTTATAACATTAGCGCCATTTTTTTTGTAATTTTGTAGGCTGAAAACGTAACTTATGGACGAGAAACAGAGAATAGAGCAGTTGCGCAAGGAACTGCACAATCATAATTATCAGTATTATGTGTTGAATCAGCCCCTGATTGGTGACCAGGAGTTTGACTTCATGATGCACGAATTGCAG containing:
- a CDS encoding TonB-dependent siderophore receptor, which translates into the protein MQTRLYMTLAVAMCACGNVLANEEPADSSIWNKDPLGLETVVVTATRTPKNLKDIPVVTRVITAEDIKKVDATNVKDMLQQEIPGLEFTYSMGQQVLNMGGYDGNNILFLVDGERMAGESLDNIDFSRLNLSSIDRIEIVKGAASTLYGSSAMGGVINLITKDPSASWAANVNTRYEGATKEWRHGGSADFSVGRVNSLTTYQTTDSKALNLGESSSLPTYGGTSHNVKERLIWQLSDALRLTARAGYFFRERESGNVSHERYRDFNDGLKMNWRITSQQQLEVGYSFDQYDKSDLNMLTHKDLRDYSNRQHVARALYNSQLSTLNSQLIIGADYMNDYLMTYQFSDTDKDRSQNSYDAFVQWDYAPTSHWEFIGGIRYDYFSASSKGMPTWKLAGMWKNAHHSIRASYASGFRAPSLKELYMDFFMGGIFMIYGNPDLKCETNHNLSLTWEHHGCMGDNFKYCTSATGYYNHFRNYITTATVQRNGEYGQMYTNVGKQQIVGADVNAQLHHISGLGTKVSYAFVKNIVEKGKPDLTAARPHSMTWRMDYSHDFSSNYSLYAALSGRFLSAVDVTEYTSTTLDDMTKTHYDGYSIWKFTLSQRIAKAFNLNVVVDNFFNYKPDTYYANSPVTLGTTLTVGLSIDIDKCF
- a CDS encoding HmuY family protein, with amino-acid sequence MMGIVSVMGLFSACDVLEDAYDDPSVEKKEGQYYVDATDYAQWVYINLHTPTPTITTSTISLDDMSETGAPSEWDIAHHRYDVKTNGAAVVMTPYHTIEDLEMAGMPQECQWVADEYSDECVTVDMSHMMEGYLVYAPGYKNTELGKWVNVDTSNMPPNYAMYDNVMLIRFADSTYAAIQLVNFMSTDRYQIKGWMTVNYQYPVF
- a CDS encoding TonB-dependent receptor; this translates as MTCVAGDNGQGQPADTTVVLKGVTVSGQRQRDFQMRTSQSAVQISHDYLQQHFSGSLMQTLEGIPGVKAMAIGSGQSKPTIRGLGFNRMVVSEDGIKHEGQQWGDDHGLEIDQFAVDRAEVIKGPAALLYGSDAIGGVLNLYTNHVPTEPLSGSVQFFGRSNNEQIGLTAKLGGRHGNWFYRVGATLIDYADYRVPTDSIQYYSYWIKLKDGRLRNTAGCERDGSMVLGYAGYRFHTDLRISDSYSKSGFFANAHGLEVRLSDIDYDHSRRDVDLPYQWVNHFKVLSHTSWQGERLRMEANLAWQNNHREELSEPVSHGYMPRPDGTLERRFVKNTLTANLGVTLNLGERHELSVGVNGEYQHNRRGGWGFIIPDFETTSLGAYAMDRFTVNERLKLNAGIRLDHAHMHISSYHDWYLTPTGNGDSVYMERSQDVDRHFTSLTWSTGVNYAVGHWVFKANVGKSFRVPIPKELGADGVNYHIFRYERGNAKLNPEESYQMDLGLHWDNDVICVQVDPYVNYFPNYIYLNPTAQYVEGLQLYNYTQARVLRYGVETQTTWIINPHWEAELKSEYLYARQLSGQKKGYTLPFSTPWSVDAGAKYSFQWKGDAFVGLNAHIVGAQHEFVPPEKPTDGHWTLNLSAGKQIPLRKCQLNIALHADNLLDCRYYDHTSYYRLIDVPEPGRNVSLMVGLEF
- a CDS encoding DUF4625 domain-containing protein, with the translated sequence MKKTIYSIMLLCALCACSSNDDDMEKPVISDQGITANPIDCQQYHRGDVISFHYMMSDDQELGNFNIEVHNNFDHHTHSTSIIECPMDEKKEPVKAWVYNKDFEIPAGLQKYEARVDIQIPSDIDTGDYHFSIRLTDHAGWQQIHAVAIKIVE
- the trmD gene encoding tRNA (guanosine(37)-N1)-methyltransferase TrmD, with the translated sequence MRIDIITVLPEMLEGFVHESILARAEKKGLAEIRLHNLRDYTLDKWRRVDDYPYGGSAGMVMQCEPIDRCISALKAERDYDEVIFTSPDGERFDQHMANELSLKGNLIILAGHYKGIDQRVRDHLITREISIGDFVLTGGELVAAMIADAVVRVVPGVIGDEQSALSDCFQDDILAAPIYTRPADYKGWKVPEILLSGNEAKIRDWEMEQAMERTRRLRPDLLK
- a CDS encoding patatin family protein, encoding MKTGLVLEGGAMRGLFTAGIIDVMMEHDVWPHFLIGVSAGAAFGCNYKSRQIARAIRYNTRYARDSRYSGVWSLLTTGDYFNANFAYHVMPRSLDVFDNQAFEQNPMEFVAVCTDVETGEPVYKHLTKANDTTYDWIRASASMPLVSRVVEIEGKKLLDGGVSDSIPLAYAEQMGCERTVVILTQPAGYRKEPNPLMPLMRLSLRKYPHMIKAMAHRHEMYNRQLDYVLQAEREGRCLVIRPETSIPIGHVSHNAARMQQVYDMGRHSGLQHIQDIKKYLCE